One Solanum lycopersicum chromosome 2, SLM_r2.1 genomic region harbors:
- the LOC101266594 gene encoding binding partner of ACD11 1 isoform X1, protein MYLGHYTAEVTSLSTKATEKDVDDFFSHCGEIEQVEIIRLSEYASIAYVTFKDTYALETAILLSGSTILDQCVHISRLEAHVDEDDPWDNYIDMVENGSSSAQVHTNQFVSTPGEAVTMAQQVVETMIVKGYQLSKDALTKAKAFDESYHVSSTAAAKVADLSNRVGLTDKIRSGMETVKCVDEKYHLSELTMSAASFTGKTAAAAATAVVSSSYFSKGAFWVSDVLHRAAKVAADLGNNGVKKETAPIEMNQIGK, encoded by the exons ATGTATTTGGGTCATTACACAGCAGAAGTCACGAGTCTTTCTACCAAAGCTACAGAGAAAGATGTCGATGATTTTTTCTCTCACTGTGGtgaaattgaacaagtagaaaTCATCAG ATTGAGTGAATATGCTTCTATAGCCTATGTTACGTTCAAGGATACTTATGCACTGGAAACTGCTATTTTACTCAGT GGATCCACTATACTAGATCAATGTGTTCATATATCTCGCTTGGAAGCCCATGTAGATGAAGACGATCCTTGGGATAACTATATAGATATGGTGGAGAATGGAAGCAGCTCTGCG CAGGTCCATACAAATCAGTTTGTTTCAACTCCTGGAGAAGCTGTGACCATGGCACAGCAGGTAGTTGAAACCATGATAGTGAAGGGATATCAACTAAGTAAGGATGCGCTAACCAAAGCCAAAGCTTTTGATGAGTCTTATCATGTGTCATCTACTGCAGCAGCAAAGGTGGCAGATCTCAGCAACAGAGTTGGGCTTACTGATAAAATTCGGTCTGGCATGGAGACTGTTAAATGCGTGGACGAGAAGTACCATCTTTCTGAGCTTACCATGTCTGCTGCATCTTTTACAGGGAAAACAGCTGCAGCTGCTGCAACTGCTGTGGTTAGCAGTAGTTACTTCTCCAAGGGAGCTTTTTGGGTTTCAGATGTTCTGCATCGGGCTGCCAAGGTTGCTGCTGACTTGGGTAATAATGGTGTCAAAAAAGAAACAGCTCCGATAGAAATGAACCAAATTGGTAAATAG
- the LOC101266594 gene encoding binding partner of ACD11 1 isoform X2: MYLGHYTAEVTSLSTKATEKDVDDFFSHCGEIEQVEIIRLSEYASIAYVTFKDTYALETAILLSGSTILDQCVHISRLEAHVDEDDPWDNYIDMVENGSSSAVHTNQFVSTPGEAVTMAQQVVETMIVKGYQLSKDALTKAKAFDESYHVSSTAAAKVADLSNRVGLTDKIRSGMETVKCVDEKYHLSELTMSAASFTGKTAAAAATAVVSSSYFSKGAFWVSDVLHRAAKVAADLGNNGVKKETAPIEMNQIGK, encoded by the exons ATGTATTTGGGTCATTACACAGCAGAAGTCACGAGTCTTTCTACCAAAGCTACAGAGAAAGATGTCGATGATTTTTTCTCTCACTGTGGtgaaattgaacaagtagaaaTCATCAG ATTGAGTGAATATGCTTCTATAGCCTATGTTACGTTCAAGGATACTTATGCACTGGAAACTGCTATTTTACTCAGT GGATCCACTATACTAGATCAATGTGTTCATATATCTCGCTTGGAAGCCCATGTAGATGAAGACGATCCTTGGGATAACTATATAGATATGGTGGAGAATGGAAGCAGCTCTGCG GTCCATACAAATCAGTTTGTTTCAACTCCTGGAGAAGCTGTGACCATGGCACAGCAGGTAGTTGAAACCATGATAGTGAAGGGATATCAACTAAGTAAGGATGCGCTAACCAAAGCCAAAGCTTTTGATGAGTCTTATCATGTGTCATCTACTGCAGCAGCAAAGGTGGCAGATCTCAGCAACAGAGTTGGGCTTACTGATAAAATTCGGTCTGGCATGGAGACTGTTAAATGCGTGGACGAGAAGTACCATCTTTCTGAGCTTACCATGTCTGCTGCATCTTTTACAGGGAAAACAGCTGCAGCTGCTGCAACTGCTGTGGTTAGCAGTAGTTACTTCTCCAAGGGAGCTTTTTGGGTTTCAGATGTTCTGCATCGGGCTGCCAAGGTTGCTGCTGACTTGGGTAATAATGGTGTCAAAAAAGAAACAGCTCCGATAGAAATGAACCAAATTGGTAAATAG
- the LOC101253455 gene encoding LOW QUALITY PROTEIN: uncharacterized protein At5g39865 (The sequence of the model RefSeq protein was modified relative to this genomic sequence to represent the inferred CDS: inserted 1 base in 1 codon; deleted 2 bases in 1 codon; substituted 1 base at 1 genomic stop codon): MGCTSSKPKVMPKMQRTLFCSASKLLMNKHIPIDEEEYDIDKEFEMGLIERKTWSQMINEEIPEVIPKTTITTTPGGEPERVNVXELMEDLKDTNLLASPHRVCNFSFHVLDNTPRLKSNCGVAQLKLVQQKKDKVILYLTSLRGVRKTYENCCHVRMILKGLCVKIDERDVSMHAGFKEELKELLLGERYGGWVLLPRAFXGRKYIGGVDEICRMDENRQLEKVVESCERVENGVCEGCRDVRFVPCETCYGSCKIYYEAEYDEEDECGFQRCSDCNENGLIQCLTCWD; this comes from the exons ATGGGTTGCACTAGTTCAAAGCCAAAAGTAATGCCAAAAATGCAACGGACACTATTCTGCAGTGCATCGAAGCTACTCATGAACAAACATATTCCTATCGATGAAGAAGAGT atgacatTGATAAAGAGTTCGAAATGGGGCTGATTGAGAGAAAGACATGGTCTCAAATGATCAATGAGGAAATCCCAGAAGTGATTCCTAAGACTACAATTACAACTACTCCTGGTGGT GAGCCAGAGAGAGTCAATGTTTAGGAATTGATGGAAGATCTTAAAGATACTAATCTTCTTGCATCTCCTCATCGTGTCTGTAACTTTTCTTTCCATGTCTTGGACAATACGCCCCGACTGAAATCAAACTGTGGAGTTGCTCAGCTTAAAttggttcaacagaaaaaagaCAAAGTGATTTTATACTTGACAAGCCTGAGAGGAGTGAGGAAAACGTATGAGAATTGTTGTCATGTTCGGATGATTTTGAAGGGACTATGTGTTAAGATCGATGAAAGAGATGTATCGATGCATGCAGGGTTTAAGGAGGAGTTGAAAGAGTTACTACTAGGGGAACGATACGGAGGATGGGTTTTGCTGCCAAGGGCAT CTGGGAGAAAATACATTGGTGGGGTTGATGAAATATGCAGAATGGACGAAAACAGACAGCTTGAGAAGGTAGTAGAAAGCTGTGAAAGGGTAGAAAATGGAGTTTGTGAAGGCTGTAGAGATGTTAGGTTTGTGCCATGTGAGACATGCTATGGAAGTTGTAAAATATACTATGAAGCAGagtatgatgaagaagatgagtGTGGCTTCCAACGATGCTCAGATTGCAACGAGAATGGGCTTATACAATGCCTGACTTGTTGGGATTAA
- the LOC101266295 gene encoding homeobox-leucine zipper protein HAT7 → MLFSSSTGTMGFVPGAPEDNELPPPFPSVYPHQEFQGISSVLMRRAMSFDHQDSRADDIDMSDDDGSSQLLGEKKRRLNMEQVKALERSFEIGNKLEPERKMQLARALGLKPRQIAIWFQNRRARCKTKQLEKDYEILKRQCDKLKSDNDALKTQNKNLHSELQLLSLRNRESTGGGTPILFNLNKENEGSNWNNGSGDENSTIIDVNLGRTSSTNSPHNNNNNDHVFQTPNFKIEEQTQSHDVPEEGFCNIFTNVEDQTNYWPLPVQQHFY, encoded by the exons ATGCTTTTTAGTAGTAGTACAGGTACTATGGGTTTTGTTCCTGGAGCACCTGAAGACAATGAACTCCCTCCTCCCTTCCCTAGTGTTTATCCTCATCAAGAATTTCAAG GAATTTCATCTGTGTTAATGAGGAGAGCCATGTCATTCGACCATCAAGATTCGCGAGCAGACGATATTGACATGTCGGATGACGATGGCTCTTCACAGTTGCTAGGTGAGAAGAAGAGGAGATTGAATATGGAACAAGTGAAAGCACTTGAAAGAAGTTTTGAAATTGGTAACAAACTTGAACCTGAGAGGAAAATGCAATTGGCTAGAGCTTTAGGGTTGAAGCCAAGGCAAATTGCAATTTGGTTTCAAAACAGAAGGGCAAGATGTAAGACTAAGCAATTGGAGAAAGATTATGAAATATTGAAGAGACAGTGTGATAAACTCAAGTCTGATAATGATGCACTCAAGACTCAAAACAAGAATCTTCACTCTGAG TTGCAGTTACTGAGTCTGAGGAACAGAGAATCAACAGGAGGAGGTACACCAATTTTGTTTAAtctaaacaaagaaaatgaaggaTCGAATTGGAACAACGGAAGTGGTGATGAGAATAGTACGATAATAGATGTTAATCTTGGAAGAACATCATCAACAAACAGTCcacataacaacaacaacaacgatcATGTTTTTCAAACacctaattttaaaatagaagaaCAAACTCAATCTCATGATGTACCTGAAGAAGGATTTTGCAACATCTTCACTAATGTTGAAGATCAAACAAACTATTGGCCATTGCCAGTGCAGCAACATTTTTACTGa